A region of Sandaracinaceae bacterium DNA encodes the following proteins:
- the thpD gene encoding ectoine hydroxylase, with amino-acid sequence MNSQECKYPTRLREPADPSPRLEPVIHSRNHHRWDGPLDEVSLSRYERDGYLWFEGFFSHDRIQPFFEELVEISNDDELMRSDLVIQDPKSGRIRSVFDMHRISERFDKLTRDLRILGMVRQLLGSEVYIHQSRINDKFGFDGSGFQWHSDFETWHAEDGMSDMRAVSASIMLTANDEFNGPLMLIPGSHHYFIPCVGETPRNNWVHSLERQDTGIPDKHTLSMLAQRGGIQAPKGPAGSLLLFECNTLHASNENMSPWPRSNLFFVYNSVDNVLHAPYAAPTPRPNHLGNRRDVAALQMHDDFPELAGQGVPQLRHAEQWLRDG; translated from the coding sequence GTGAACAGCCAGGAATGCAAGTACCCCACTCGGCTACGAGAACCTGCCGACCCGTCTCCGAGACTCGAACCCGTCATTCACTCTCGAAACCACCATCGATGGGACGGGCCGCTCGACGAGGTGTCTCTGTCTCGCTACGAGCGAGACGGATATCTGTGGTTCGAAGGGTTCTTTTCGCACGATCGGATCCAGCCGTTCTTCGAAGAGCTCGTGGAGATCTCGAACGACGACGAGCTCATGAGGTCCGACTTGGTCATCCAGGACCCGAAGAGCGGACGCATTCGCTCCGTGTTCGACATGCACCGAATATCGGAGCGCTTCGACAAGCTGACTCGCGACCTACGCATCCTTGGAATGGTTCGTCAGCTGTTGGGCAGCGAAGTCTACATACACCAGTCGAGAATCAACGATAAGTTCGGGTTTGATGGGAGCGGATTTCAATGGCACTCGGACTTTGAGACGTGGCACGCGGAGGACGGGATGTCCGACATGCGTGCGGTGAGCGCGTCCATCATGCTCACCGCGAATGACGAGTTCAATGGACCGCTGATGCTCATTCCAGGGTCTCACCACTACTTCATCCCCTGCGTCGGTGAGACGCCGAGAAACAACTGGGTCCACTCGCTCGAGCGCCAGGACACGGGCATTCCCGACAAGCACACCCTGTCGATGCTCGCCCAACGCGGGGGCATCCAGGCGCCGAAGGGGCCAGCCGGGTCTCTCCTGCTGTTCGAGTGCAATACACTGCACGCCTCCAACGAGAACATGTCGCCGTGGCCGCGTTCCAACCTGTTCTTCGTGTACAACAGCGTGGACAACGTGCTGCACGCTCCCTATGCCGCTCCCACCCCCAGGCCGAACCACCTGGGAAACCGGAGAGACGTGGCAGCCCTGCAGATGCACGACGACTTTCCGGAATTGGCGGGCCAGGGAGTGCCTCAGCTGCGCCATGCTGAGCAGTGGCTCCGTGATGGATAG